In one Cloacibacillus porcorum genomic region, the following are encoded:
- a CDS encoding flavodoxin family protein yields the protein MKILALQGSPRLRGNTAILLSQFVNGARAAGGDVEVVNLQEQNIHPCDACDMCECGEREFCVYNDSMREVMKKVKSADALVLATPVWWTGASTLTKIFLDRLYGYKTREYFEGKWIFLITTYFDNHAHIQPLPGADIVGYVIQSVSDFTGMEFLGHLRSAVEGTVLDDTTILDRAFTEGKNFVKVITEIK from the coding sequence ATGAAAATATTAGCGTTACAGGGCAGTCCCCGTCTGCGCGGCAACACGGCGATCCTGCTCTCCCAGTTTGTGAACGGCGCGCGCGCCGCCGGCGGCGACGTCGAGGTGGTAAATCTGCAGGAGCAGAACATCCATCCCTGCGACGCCTGTGACATGTGCGAATGCGGCGAGCGTGAATTTTGCGTCTATAACGATTCGATGCGTGAGGTGATGAAAAAGGTCAAGTCGGCCGACGCGCTGGTGCTCGCGACGCCGGTATGGTGGACGGGAGCATCTACCCTCACGAAGATATTTCTCGACCGCCTTTACGGTTACAAGACGCGCGAATACTTTGAGGGCAAGTGGATATTTCTCATTACGACATACTTTGACAACCACGCGCACATACAGCCTCTTCCGGGGGCCGATATTGTCGGTTATGTGATTCAGTCGGTCTCGGACTTCACCGGAATGGAGTTCCTCGGACATCTGCGCTCCGCGGTGGAGGGTACCGTTTTGGATGATACCACGATCCTTGATCGGGCCTTTACGGAGGGTAAGAACTTCGTAAAAGTGATAACCGAAATTAAATAA
- a CDS encoding ATP-binding cassette domain-containing protein, whose product MAHEFIEITNAFENNLKNVSVKIPKKVVTVFTGVSGSGKSSLCLDTIAAESRRELNETFPSFVQQYLPKYGRPEVERISNLPVTIVIDQKKPAANTRSTVGTYTDIYSILRLLFSRVGRPFIGYSDVFSFNHPAGKCPRCDGLGIVNDLDIHKLVDFNKSLNDEDTIHFPTFGRGLWRWKRYAYSGLFDLDKKIKDYSPEELELFLHSPQIRLKNPPSNWPKSAKFEGIYPRMYRSIITTKEGKRFHHILDKMVSSYECPECHGSRVNEKVRSCLINGKNIADVTAMSIPEAIDFVASITDPMAADIKRELGRRLGALVQIGLGYLSLSRGTGTLSGGEAQRIKIAKYINSALTDMAYVLDEPSVGLHPKDISLLKESLCALRDHGNTVLIVEHHREVIKLADHIIDMGPGAGSAGGHIIFEGSYERLLASDNLTGRMLKRKSPFKENLRRPTGWFELGPTSLHNLKNVTAKLPLGVLTVIAGVAGSGKSSLMESFQRDCPEETIFIGQKNIGINLRSTPATYLDISDEIRALFAAANKVAAAWFSFNSKGACPACGGSGMIVSGMAFMDSIETVCDLCRGKRYSKEALAYTYNGKNIAEVMDMTVDEAAEFFAGKPLCEKLLSLQRVGLGYLHLNQSMTTLSGGELQRVKLASHLARRGSIFILDEPTDGLHLDDIRTLMKLFNEMTDAGNTLFLVEHSVDVMKEADYIIEMGPGGGQSGGEVIFHGVPREMLGCESSVTRPYLKDSLPE is encoded by the coding sequence ATGGCACATGAATTTATCGAAATAACAAACGCCTTTGAAAACAACCTCAAAAACGTCTCCGTCAAGATCCCCAAAAAGGTCGTCACCGTATTCACCGGCGTCTCCGGCTCCGGCAAATCGTCGCTCTGTCTCGATACGATCGCCGCGGAATCTCGGCGCGAGCTCAACGAGACCTTCCCGAGCTTCGTACAGCAATATCTGCCCAAATACGGCCGTCCGGAGGTGGAGCGCATCTCCAACTTGCCGGTGACGATCGTCATCGATCAAAAGAAGCCCGCGGCGAACACGCGTTCAACGGTCGGCACCTATACGGATATCTATTCTATCCTGCGCCTGCTCTTTTCGCGCGTCGGGCGGCCCTTCATCGGTTACTCGGACGTCTTTTCCTTCAATCATCCGGCGGGGAAATGTCCGCGCTGCGACGGCCTCGGCATCGTCAACGACCTGGACATCCATAAGCTAGTCGACTTCAATAAGAGCCTCAACGACGAGGACACCATCCACTTCCCCACCTTCGGCAGGGGGCTCTGGCGCTGGAAACGCTACGCCTACAGCGGCCTCTTCGACCTCGACAAGAAGATAAAAGACTACAGCCCGGAGGAGCTTGAGCTCTTCCTCCACTCGCCGCAGATACGGCTCAAGAACCCGCCCTCAAACTGGCCGAAGTCGGCGAAGTTCGAGGGAATATACCCGCGCATGTACCGCAGCATCATCACCACAAAGGAGGGCAAACGTTTCCACCACATCCTCGACAAGATGGTCAGCTCCTATGAATGCCCCGAATGCCACGGCTCGCGCGTCAACGAAAAGGTGCGCAGCTGCCTTATAAACGGCAAAAATATTGCCGACGTCACCGCGATGTCCATTCCCGAGGCGATAGACTTCGTCGCCTCGATTACCGACCCGATGGCGGCGGATATCAAGCGCGAGCTCGGACGCCGCCTTGGGGCGCTCGTGCAGATCGGCCTCGGCTACCTTTCGCTCTCCCGCGGCACCGGCACCCTCTCAGGCGGCGAGGCGCAGCGCATCAAGATCGCCAAATACATCAACTCGGCGCTCACCGACATGGCCTACGTTCTCGACGAACCAAGCGTCGGCCTCCATCCGAAGGATATCAGCCTGCTCAAAGAATCGCTGTGCGCCCTGCGCGACCACGGGAACACCGTGCTCATCGTCGAACATCACCGCGAGGTGATCAAACTCGCCGACCATATAATCGACATGGGTCCAGGCGCGGGAAGCGCTGGCGGCCATATCATCTTTGAGGGCAGCTACGAGAGACTCCTCGCCTCCGACAACCTCACTGGGCGCATGCTCAAAAGGAAAAGTCCCTTTAAAGAAAATCTGCGCCGTCCTACGGGCTGGTTCGAGCTCGGGCCGACCTCGCTGCACAATCTGAAGAACGTCACCGCCAAACTGCCGCTCGGCGTGCTGACGGTAATCGCGGGCGTCGCGGGATCGGGCAAAAGCTCGCTGATGGAGTCCTTCCAGAGGGACTGTCCCGAAGAGACGATCTTCATCGGGCAGAAAAACATCGGCATCAACCTCCGCTCGACCCCCGCGACCTACCTCGATATCTCCGACGAGATACGCGCGCTCTTTGCGGCGGCTAACAAAGTTGCCGCCGCCTGGTTCAGCTTCAACTCCAAGGGCGCCTGTCCCGCCTGCGGCGGCTCCGGCATGATCGTCTCAGGCATGGCGTTCATGGACTCCATCGAGACGGTCTGCGACCTCTGCCGCGGCAAACGCTACTCGAAAGAGGCGCTCGCCTACACATATAATGGAAAGAACATCGCCGAAGTGATGGACATGACCGTCGACGAAGCGGCGGAATTTTTCGCCGGCAAGCCGCTCTGCGAAAAGCTCCTCTCGCTCCAGCGCGTCGGCCTCGGCTACCTGCACCTCAACCAGTCGATGACGACCCTTTCCGGCGGCGAGCTCCAGCGCGTCAAACTCGCCTCGCACCTCGCGCGGCGCGGCTCCATCTTCATACTCGACGAACCCACCGACGGTCTGCACCTCGACGACATCAGAACGCTGATGAAACTCTTCAACGAAATGACCGACGCCGGCAACACCCTCTTTCTCGTCGAACACAGCGTCGACGTCATGAAAGAGGCCGACTATATAATAGAGATGGGACCGGGCGGCGGGCAGTCCGGCGGCGAGGTGATCTTCCACGGAGTTCCGCGGGAGATGCTCGGCTGCGAAAGCTCCGTGACCAGGCCGTATTTAAAAGACAGCCTGCCGGAATAA